In Pyricularia oryzae 70-15 chromosome 2, whole genome shotgun sequence, one genomic interval encodes:
- a CDS encoding translation initiation factor eIF4E3 → MDNLWSRRTHSSKLSLSTAGGGNSDTPSHPANAATRNGSFSRRLGGDSSAHGGKAQAPFNSAMTPGGTLMSPGVGGASSAFGLGSGAFASFGSAKTPKSPGNPFDAAMGLSQKTPGLEKSAKEGGLGGGGTGVKAASAKGTSSVTGGPSRHPLRTPWVFWFRPPISKANGYIEYEKTLHAMAEVGTVEDFFAVYAHLKRPSTLPLVSDYHLFKKDIRPIWEDNENRAGGKWIVRLKKGVADRYWEDLLLAIVGDQFSDASEEVCGAVLSVRNGEDILSVWVRRDGGKVVKIRETMKRILGFPPDTKIEWKSHEGSLQQRTALDEVRRERNAEKRKQNQQQQQQYGSGQGDDQKQQQSQSQQQGSGATQ, encoded by the exons ATGGATAACCTATGGAGTCGCCGGACACA CTCCAGCAAGCTTTCGCTATCCacagccggcggcggcaacagTGATACTCCATCCCATCCCGCGAACGCAGCCACCCGCAATGGCTCTTTCTCCAGGCGCCTGGGCGGTGACAGCTCAGCGCACGGCGGCAAGGCTCAGGCTCCGTTCAACTCGGCCATGACGCCCGGAGGCACCCTCATGTCGCCgggcgtcggcggcgcgAGCAGCGCCTTCGGCCTAGGTTCTGGCGCGTTCGCATCCTTCGGGTCGGCCAAGACGCCCAAGTCACCAGGGAACCCGTTCGACGCCGCCATGGGCCTCAGCCAAAAGACCCCTGGGTTGGAGAAGAGCGCCAAGGAAGGTGGGCTGGGTGGGGGCGGCACGGGCGTCAAGGCGGCGTCGGCCAAGGGCACATCTTCGGTGACGGGAGGGCCCTCACGGCACCCTCTGCGCACGCCGTGGGTATTCTGGTTCCGGCCGCCCATAAGCAAGGCGAACGGCTACATTGAGTACGAAAAGACGCTGCACGCTATGGCGGAGGTGGGCACGGTCGAGGACTTTTTTGCCGTGTATGCGCACCTCAAGAGGCCCTCTACCCTCCCGTTGGTCTCGGATTATCACCTTTTCAAGAAGGATATCCGGCCGATCTGGGAAGACAACGAAAACCGGGCAGGTGGAAAGTGGATCGTGCGGCTCAAGAAGGGAGTGGCGGATCGGTACTGGGAGGACTTGCTGCTGGCTATAGTGGGCGACCAGTTCTCCGACGCCAGCGAAGAGGTCTGTGGTGCGGTGCTGAGCGTCAGGAATGGTGAGGATATTTTGAGCGTCTGGGTCCGCAGGGACGGCGGCAAGGTTGTAAAGATCCG CGAAACGATGAAGCGGATCCTCGGCTTCCCTCCCGACACCAAGATTGAGTGGAAGAGCCACGAAGGGTCTCTCCAACAACGTACTGCACTGGATGAAGTGCGCCGCGAGAGGAACGCGGAGAAGCGTAAACAaaatcagcagcagcaacagcagtatGGCAGTGGTCAAGGGGATGACCAGAAACAGCAGCAGTCGCAAAGCCAACAGCAGGGCAGCGGCGCGACTCAATAG
- a CDS encoding U4/U6.U5 tri-snRNP-associated protein 2 produces MATAARKRNASEALEELTGVDSPASKKSRLDNDDDTDLDTGSREQVPEPRQTLENSNGNDSTNNNGATAEADEFDNDDDDESPAATAAPLRQSAPTAGYDDLYLDTVDRNVLDFDFEKLCSVSLSNINVYACLVCGKYYQGRGPKSHAYFHALDENHHVFINMQTQKVYVLPEGYEVRSSSLDDVKYVSDPRYTRDEVARLDRPGKAPMARTLAGKEYAPGFVGMNNIKENDYLNVVVQALAHVPPLRNFFLLEDLSQSQSELVRRTATLFRKIWNPRAFKAHVSPHELLQEVSLRSNKRFTLTAQSDPVDFLSWFLNNLHLGLGGSRTKPGSSMVQRVFQGKVKVESQAITAKADADDRLRFEDAEVKVDVSRFLLLTLDLPPAPLFQDDDEERSIIPQVALTTIMAKYDGVSAQEHMNHRRRYRLMHPLPPYLVLHVKRFSQNKFVSERNPTIVTFDPETLDVSPYVEPDPNHHPATGEPIIYELVANVVHEAVKAKDDVADSSEERKTWKVQLRDRARDEWIVCQDLFVDKIRGELLYLGETYLQVWERKRDPKRKGKAA; encoded by the coding sequence ATGGCGACAGCTGCAAGGAAGAGGAATGCATCAGAGGCACTAGAGGAATTGACGGGCGTCGACTCGCCAGCATCCAAAAAGTCTCGGCTCGACAACGACGATGATACGGACCTCGACACAGGGTCTAGGGAACAAGTGCCAGAACCAAGGCAAACATTAGAAAACAGCAATGGCAACGATAGCACAAACAATAATGGCGCCACTGCCGAAGCAGACGAGTTcgacaacgacgacgacgacgagagcCCAGCAGCGACAGCCGCACCATTGAGACAATCCGCCCCTACTGCAGGCTACGATGATCTGTACCTGGACACGGTCGACCGCAACGTGCTCGACTTCGACTTTGAGAAGCTCTGCTCGGTCAGCTTATCCAACATCAACGTCTACGCCTGCCTGGTATGCGGCAAGTACTACCAGGGACGAGGACCCAAGTCACACGCCTACTTTCACGCTCTCGACGAGAACCACCACGTCTTCATCAACATGCAGACGCAAAAGGTCTACGTCCTACCCGAGGGCTACGAGGTGCGCAGCTCATCCCTGGACGACGTCAAGTACGTCTCGGACCCGCGCTACACTAGGGACGAGGTTGCGCGTCTGGATAGGCCCGGCAAGGCGCCGATGGCGCGCACGTTGGCGGGCAAGGAGTACGCGCCGGGATTTGTAGGCATGAACAACATCAAGGAGAACGACTACCTCAACGTCGTGGTGCAGGCGCTGGCGCACGTGCCGCCGCTGCGCAACTTTTTCCTGCTCGAGGACCTGTCGCAGAGCCAGAGCGAGCTGGTCAGGCGGACGGCGACGCTCTTCCGCAAGATCTGGAACCCGCGCGCGTTCAAGGCCCACGTCTCGCCCCATGAGCTGCTGCAGGAGGTCTCGCTGCGGTCCAACAAGCGCTTCACCCTGACGGCGCAGTCGGACCCCGTTGACTTTTTGTCGTGGTTCCTCAACAACCTccacctcggcctcggcggctcCCGCACCAAGCCCGGCAGCAGTATGGTCCAGCGCGTGTTCCAGGGCAAGGTCAAGGTCGAGTCACAGGCCATCACGGCCAaggccgacgccgacgaccGGCTGCGGTTCGAGGACGCAGAGGTCAAGGTGGACGTGTCGCGCTTCCTCCTGCTGACGCTCGACCTGCCGCCCGCGCCACTGTtccaggacgacgacgaggagcgcaGCATCATCCCGCAGGTCGCCCTCACCACCATCATGGCAAAGTACGACGGCGTCTCGGCCCAGGAGCACATGAATCACCGCCGCCGCTACCGCCTCATGCACCCGCTGCCGCCCTACCTGGTCCTGCACGTCAAGCGCTTCAGCCAGAACAAGTTTGTGTCGGAGCGCAACCCCACCATCGTCACCTTTGACCCGGAGACGCTCGACGTCTCCCCCTACGTGGAGCCTGACCCCAACCACCACCCGGCTACGGGCGAGCCCATCATCTACGAGCTCGTCGCAAATGTCGTCCACGAGGCCGTCAAGGCAAAGGACGACGTCGCCGACTCGAGCGAGGAGCGCAAGACCTGGAAGGTCCAGCTCAGGGATCGCGCAAGGGACGAGTGGATCGTCTGTCAGGATCTCTTTGTCGACAAGATCCGCGGAGAGCTGCTTTACCTCGGCGAGACGTACCTACAGGTATGGGAAAGGAAGAGGGATCCAAAGAGGAAAGGGAAGGCTGCGTAG